CGAGCTCGGCCTGGGCGCGGGAGCGGGTGAAACAGATCGTCTGGATCCCCTGGGAGGTGATCGTTGCGAGGAGGCGCGCCGCCTGGAGGTAGAGGGGAACGTCGGGATCGACGAGCCCGTCCCAGAACACGATCGTCCTCTCCCCCCTCCCGGCGGCGGATTCGGTGATCGCTACCGCGTCGCGTCCGGTGAGGAGGCGGGCGTACTCGGTCGGGTTGGCGATCGAGGCCGAGGAGAGGATCACCTGGGGATGAGCCCCGTAATGCTCGAGGATCCGGTACAACCGACGCAGGAGGAGCGCGACGTTCGCCCCGAACACCCCGCGGTAGGTGTGTGCCTCGTCGATCACGATGAACCGCAGGTTACGGAAGAACCGGGCCCATTGGTGGTGCCAGGGGAGATAGTGGTGGAGGGCGTGGGGGTTGGTGAGGACGATCCGCGCGTGGGCCTTGATCCGTCCCCGGCTTCCGGTCGGGGTGTCTCCGTCGTAGGTGGCGGGGTGAAGCTCGAGCCCGCAGCCGCGCTCCAGGGCACGGAGCTTGCCGAGCTGGTCGTTGGCGAGCGCCTTGAGCGGGTAGATGTACAGGGCGCACGCGTCTTCATCCACGATCATCCGCTCGAGGATCGGGATGTTGAACGCGAGCGTCTTCCCGGACGCGGTCGGAGTCGTGATGATCACGTCCTTCCCCTCCCGCAGTGCGCTGATCGCCTCCCCCTGGTGGTGATACAGGGTGATCCCGCGTGCGTCGAGGTACGCGCGGAGGCGGGGGTGAAGCGCGAGCGTCGCCGGTCGGGCCCTCTCCGCCGGGACTCGCGCCACGTGGGCGATCTGCCCCCGGTACCAGGGGGTCCTCCTTATCCGGTCAACGATCCCGTTCATCGGCGAGGAAATGGGAGTAGAGGAGGGCGAGGGTCTCCACGTCCTGGCGGTTGTGCGCGATCACCGGGAGGATTGGGGCCGGATCTCCGGTCGCCAGGTAGTCCTCGTAGCAGCGGGGAACCTCCTCGCTCGGGACGTCGCCCTTCCGCGCGATCCCGAGCACCCCTTGCTCGACCGTCTCCAGTCGAGCGTCGGGGAGGGCACCCCGAAACCGGCGGCGGGCGTGGGGGAGGAGATCGAGGTGGAGGGGATCGGGCGGGAAAGGAAGCGAATAGAACGCGAGTCGGGCGCGGGTCGTCGTCCAGTCGAACGCCTTCCCGTTGTAGGTGATGAGAAACAGGCAATCTGAGAGTTCATCCCTGATCGCCTCGAGCAGCCCGAGCTCCTCCTCCATCCCCCGCGCGAAGTACTGGGTGATCGCGATCTCACCCGCGGAGGTCGGGCGGCCGAGCCCGGCGAGGAAGATCGGTGACCCGTACAGGCCGAGGGTCTCCAGGTCGAAGAAGCAGATGCGGGGGAGCGGAGCGAGCCCGGGGAGGATAAGAAAGAGGGGGTGAGAGGCAGGGAGCCAGTAGGACATCGTCGTGTAGACGCGATGGAGGTCGGGTGGGTCACCCCAATGCTCGAGGAGCGACTGCGCCGCTGCGCTCCAGCGGGGATGGGAAAGGAGGTCCCCGATCGTACCGTATCCGTCTTCGGTCAATCTCTCCGCGCTCGCCCGGCCGATCCCGTAGAGGAGGCGAAGCTCGGAGAGGACAGCGCTTATCGCCTCATCCGCCGCTGGAAGTGCAATCCGCACCGGAGCGCGGGACTCAATCCGGTAGCATGTCCCGCTCGCGCTGCGATGTACATCCCCCGGCACCCGGGATTCAAGCGGCGCCGAATGAACGGACCGCCGCGCGCGGTCGGTCAACCACCCCACGATCCGATCGATGTCCGCCATACCGTTTGCGGGATCGGACGAGGAGGTTATTTCTCGGCGGTGTAGGGAAGGAGAGCGAGCTTGCGCGCCCGGTCGATCTCACGCGCCAGTTGGCGTTGGTGCTTGGCGCACAGGTGGGTCGCCCGCTTGGGGAGGATCTTCCCCACCCGGTTCATGTACTGCTTCAGTTCTTCCGGACGCTTGTAATCGAGTTCGATCTTGCGCTCACATACACGGCATACACGTCTTCTCTTGTAGAACATACCTAAAACGGAACCTCCTCATCTGTTCCCTTGTCTCCACTGTCTTCCGCCGCTTCCGGAGGGGGCGTAACCGCTCCCGGCTCGGTGCTGCGGGGGCCGCCGAGGAACTGGACGTTGTTCGCCACGACCTCAACCACCTTCTTCCTCTCGCCGTCGGCGTTCTCGAACGAGTCGATCCGCAGTCTCCCCTCGACTGCGACCGATCTCCCCTTGGATAGGTAGTTGGCGCAGTTCTCCGCCTGCGTCCCCCACGCGACGATCGGAACGAACGTCGTCTCCTCCTGCAGCTGGCCGGAGGCGTCCTTGTACTGGCGGTTTATCGCGATCGAGAACCGCACCCGCGCTGTTCCGCCCGCGGTGTAGCGAAGCTCCGGGTCAGAGGTCAGGTTCCCGATCAGGATCACCTTGTTCAGGCTGGCACTCATCCCTACCTCTTCTTCGTCCGGCAGACGATCTGATAGCGGAGGAGATCTTCGTCGATGTTCAGCCGCTCCTCCACCGCGGCTACCGACTCCGGAGGGAGGCGAAAGTTGATCAGCCCGTAATACCCCTCGGAATAGTGCTTTATCTCGTACGCCAGTACCCGCTTACCCCAATCGTCCATGTCCTCGACCTCACCGTTGTGGTCGGTGATCAGGCTTTGAATGCGCGCAACCTTCTCCGCCCGCTCCTCGTCGGAGAGGTCGGGTTTAATGACGTAAACAATCTCGTATTCTCTCACACTTGCACCTCACTATCGATGTCCAGGTGGTAACTTTACTCGGGAAGCGGCAGGAAGTCAAATCGATGAAAGTGCTGATCTGTTGGGGATAAAATTTGTTTCGTCCCCATCGCTTCGGCCCCCCTTTCGGCGGGAATGCCCTTCTCCTCTTGACATCGGGCTCTTCGATAATTATAATGGAGGAAATCTTCTAGAAGAAAGGGGGTGACAGGGTGAACAAAGGAGAGTTCGTAGACAAGCTGGCGGCCAAGACCGGTTTTACGAAGAAGGATGCGCGTAAGGCACTGGATGCGATGATCGAACTGATCACCGACGCGCTGGCTTCTAACGAGGAGGTCCTTCTGACCGGATTCGGTAAGTTCGAGGCCAGGGCCCGGAAAGAATCCAAGCGGATCAATCCTCAGACCCAGAAGCGAATCACTGTCCCGAAGAAAGTTGTGCCGGCCTTTAAGCCAGGGAAGAACCTGAAGGATATCGTCGCCAAGAAGCTGAAGGCCGTCAAGGTCGGGTCTGAGCTTAAAGTGAAGAAAGGGTAGGACGGCCCGGCTCCGTGCCTACCTGCCGTTTTGGGCGGGCAACGGACCGAGGAAGGTTGTAGAACCTTCAAAAACGGCAGTTCACAACTCGTAAAGCAAGTAGGAATGCTTGCTTTCCAGTGTGGCTGTCGTTTTGTTTTATGCCGCCTCGCGAATCCCGGGGCAGGGGCGTATCATTTCCCCAACAGCTCCTTCGGAGGAAAGATGAAGCCACGTCGAGATATCCGTTCGCTCCTTCGCCCGCGTGCAGTGGCGATCGTCGGAGCAAGCCCGCGGCCCGGTTCCGTCGGAGGGGAGATCCTGCGGAACGTCGTACGGAACGGGTACAAGGGCGATGTCTATCCCGTCAATCCGAAATACGCAGAGATCGATGGAATGCGGTGTTACGCCTCTGTGCGCGATCTGTCCGGCCCGGTCGACCTCGCGGTGATCGCGGTGCGGCGCGATCTGGCGGTTCGGGTGGTCGATGAATGCGGAAACGCCAAGATCCCGAATGTCGTCATGATCACCGCCGGATTCAAGGAATCGGGGCCGGCTGGGGCGAAGCTCGAGGAGGAGCTGCGCAAGACCGCGGATCAGTACGGGATCAACCTGATCGGCCCGAACTGCATGGGGATCATCAACAGCTCTCCGGACGTGTCGCTGAACGCCTCCTTTTCCCGGTTCTTCCCGCAACCGGGCGAAGTGGCGTTCATCTCCCAGAGCGGTTCCCTGGGGGAGACCTTTCTGGAGTTCTTCGAGCGGATGGGGATCGGGGTGTCGGTGTTCGTCAACCTCGGGAACCGGGCCGGCCTGACCGAGAACGACATCCTCGCCGGGATCGCCGATGATCCCGGCATCCGTACGATCCTCTTCTACCTGGAGAGCTTCTCCGACCCCAGAGGCCTACGGGAGCTGGTGGAGGAAATCGGAAGCGAGAAGAGGATCCTGATGCTGAAGGCGGGGCGAACGCGCGCCGGAGCGGCCGCCGCCGCCTCCCACACCGGGGCGCTCGCCACCCCGGATGCGGTGGTCGATGCGTTCCTGCGCCAGAGCGGGATCATCCGTGTGTTATCCATCGAGGAAGTGCTCATCGCCCTGCGGGCTCTCCGCCATCCCACCCTCCCGCATGGCAATCGGGTTGCGATCCTCACCAATGCCGGCGGGGCCGGGATCCTCGCCGCCGACGCGTGCGAACGGGTAGGGCTGAGCGTCCCCCGGTTCTCGGACGGGGTGCGCCGCGCACTAGCGGAGTTCCTCCCGCCGGAGGCGAGCACCGGGAATCCGGTCGACATGATCGCCACCGCCGGGGCCGATGACTACTCCCGTGCCCTTGCCGTCACCCTCGCGGAGGCGGACGCCGCTCTCGTCATCTTCCGTCCCCCCCTCGTCCTCACCGGAGGAGTGGAGGAAGTGGCAGAAGGGATAATCGCGCAGAGGCGGGAAAAGCCGATCGTGGCGTGTACCTTGAGCGAGAGCCCGGCGGCACAGCCGTTCCGGGACGCCCTCACCCGCGCCGGGATCCCGGTCTACACCATGCCCGACGCAGGGGTGCGGGCGCTCGCCTTCCTCCACCGCGCCAGGAAGCAAGGGCCGGCATACCAGCCGGACCCGTTTGTTCCGGACCGGGCGCGTGCTGCCCGTGCCGTTGCCGCCGCGAAATCAGCCGGGCACCGTACCCTATCGTTCTCCCAAGGGGCGGAAGTCCTCACCGCATATGGGATCCCGGTCTGTCCGTACGCCTACGCGGATGAAGCCGGGATAGACGAATTCATCGATCAGGTCGGATTCCCCATCGTGGCGAAGATCGACGCTCCCGGACTCCTGCACCGGTTCGAGCGTGGAGCGGTTATCACCGGGATCACCGATCGGGACGCACTCGACCGGGCGATCGAGGCGCTCACGCGGATCATGCAGGAGGAGGGGCTTCGCGGGAGAGTCCTCCTCCAGCCGATGCTCGCCGGACGGGAGCTGATCTTCGGAATGGAGCGCGATCCCTTGTTCGGGCCGGTGCTGATGTTCGGGGTGGGGGGAACGCTCGTTGAGGCGCTGCATGACGTGGCATTCGGGGTCGCTCCGGTCTCGCCCGAGCAAGCCGAGGGGATGATCCGCTCGATCCGTGCCTTCCCGCTTCTCGGGCCGTTCCGGGGGCAACCGCCGATCGCCATCTTCCCCCTCGCCCGGTTTATCCACCGGCTGGGACGGCTCGGGCTCGATCATCCGGAGATCGCGGAAGTGGACGTCAACCCGTTCATCGCCGGAGAGAGCAGCGCGGCGGTGGATATCTTGATCAAACTCGGGGAATAAAAAAGGAGGGAAGAGGGGAGCCCGGTTTCCCTCGCCCATACCGAATCGAACGGCAGCCCATCGAGTGGGAAAGTACACTGCCAAGGAGGTCAAACAGTGCACCTGAACCACACCCGCTTGGGTTGTAAGCCCAAGTTAGGCCGACACCTCGTCGCGGACTCGCCGACTCTTTACATCTTACGGCGTAAGCTCCCCTTGTTGTTTGGTGGTGACTGGCTTAGCCCCGGTTGAAGGGCCGGAAAATCTTATAAAACGGGCGCCACCAGCGCCCATCATCACCACAAGCTAACCGGTGCGCATTATAACACCATGCTAGCGTTTGTCAAGTACGGCGATACAAACCGTATAATCCTCTTCAGAATAGGATTTTCTCCCTCTAACCGCGCATTATTCCCGAGAAACAACGTCGGGATTGATTACCTCCCCGCCCTCCACTAAAATCATCCCACACGCCAGAGTGGCGGAATTGGCAGACGCGCGGGACTCAAAATCCCGTGGCCTTCGGGTCGTGTGGGTTCGACTCCCACCTCTGGCACAAAAAGCGCTGGTTGATCCCCATCTTGCTCATCCGATGAACTCGTTGACGATCTGATCGACAAGGGCGTCGCGGTTGCTCAGCTTCACCCGGAACAGCTTCAGTTCACGGCGCACCCGGTGAACGAGCGGGTGATCGAGATGGGCG
This sequence is a window from Candidatus Bipolaricaulota bacterium. Protein-coding genes within it:
- a CDS encoding acetate--CoA ligase family protein, which encodes MKPRRDIRSLLRPRAVAIVGASPRPGSVGGEILRNVVRNGYKGDVYPVNPKYAEIDGMRCYASVRDLSGPVDLAVIAVRRDLAVRVVDECGNAKIPNVVMITAGFKESGPAGAKLEEELRKTADQYGINLIGPNCMGIINSSPDVSLNASFSRFFPQPGEVAFISQSGSLGETFLEFFERMGIGVSVFVNLGNRAGLTENDILAGIADDPGIRTILFYLESFSDPRGLRELVEEIGSEKRILMLKAGRTRAGAAAAASHTGALATPDAVVDAFLRQSGIIRVLSIEEVLIALRALRHPTLPHGNRVAILTNAGGAGILAADACERVGLSVPRFSDGVRRALAEFLPPEASTGNPVDMIATAGADDYSRALAVTLAEADAALVIFRPPLVLTGGVEEVAEGIIAQRREKPIVACTLSESPAAQPFRDALTRAGIPVYTMPDAGVRALAFLHRARKQGPAYQPDPFVPDRARAARAVAAAKSAGHRTLSFSQGAEVLTAYGIPVCPYAYADEAGIDEFIDQVGFPIVAKIDAPGLLHRFERGAVITGITDRDALDRAIEALTRIMQEEGLRGRVLLQPMLAGRELIFGMERDPLFGPVLMFGVGGTLVEALHDVAFGVAPVSPEQAEGMIRSIRAFPLLGPFRGQPPIAIFPLARFIHRLGRLGLDHPEIAEVDVNPFIAGESSAAVDILIKLGE
- a CDS encoding 30S ribosomal protein S18, with product MFYKRRRVCRVCERKIELDYKRPEELKQYMNRVGKILPKRATHLCAKHQRQLAREIDRARKLALLPYTAEK
- a CDS encoding HU family DNA-binding protein, whose translation is MNKGEFVDKLAAKTGFTKKDARKALDAMIELITDALASNEEVLLTGFGKFEARARKESKRINPQTQKRITVPKKVVPAFKPGKNLKDIVAKKLKAVKVGSELKVKKG
- a CDS encoding single-stranded DNA-binding protein, giving the protein MSASLNKVILIGNLTSDPELRYTAGGTARVRFSIAINRQYKDASGQLQEETTFVPIVAWGTQAENCANYLSKGRSVAVEGRLRIDSFENADGERKKVVEVVANNVQFLGGPRSTEPGAVTPPPEAAEDSGDKGTDEEVPF
- the rpsF gene encoding 30S ribosomal protein S6, whose translation is MREYEIVYVIKPDLSDEERAEKVARIQSLITDHNGEVEDMDDWGKRVLAYEIKHYSEGYYGLINFRLPPESVAAVEERLNIDEDLLRYQIVCRTKKR
- a CDS encoding ribonuclease H-like domain-containing protein, coding for MADIDRIVGWLTDRARRSVHSAPLESRVPGDVHRSASGTCYRIESRAPVRIALPAADEAISAVLSELRLLYGIGRASAERLTEDGYGTIGDLLSHPRWSAAAQSLLEHWGDPPDLHRVYTTMSYWLPASHPLFLILPGLAPLPRICFFDLETLGLYGSPIFLAGLGRPTSAGEIAITQYFARGMEEELGLLEAIRDELSDCLFLITYNGKAFDWTTTRARLAFYSLPFPPDPLHLDLLPHARRRFRGALPDARLETVEQGVLGIARKGDVPSEEVPRCYEDYLATGDPAPILPVIAHNRQDVETLALLYSHFLADERDR
- a CDS encoding DEAD/DEAH box helicase, whose translation is MNGIVDRIRRTPWYRGQIAHVARVPAERARPATLALHPRLRAYLDARGITLYHHQGEAISALREGKDVIITTPTASGKTLAFNIPILERMIVDEDACALYIYPLKALANDQLGKLRALERGCGLELHPATYDGDTPTGSRGRIKAHARIVLTNPHALHHYLPWHHQWARFFRNLRFIVIDEAHTYRGVFGANVALLLRRLYRILEHYGAHPQVILSSASIANPTEYARLLTGRDAVAITESAAGRGERTIVFWDGLVDPDVPLYLQAARLLATITSQGIQTICFTRSRAQAEL